In Candidatus Hydrogenedentota bacterium, the following are encoded in one genomic region:
- a CDS encoding sugar phosphate isomerase/epimerase — AMSGGAARAADYKPLLKGIQLGHLPDSLPDLERFQYAKNLGFDGIESGPMDDLERAKAVGEAAREAGTPVQSIIYGGWGAPMSDPNPDKVARGKKEIENALRTAKAMGADTVLLVPAVVNERVRYGEAWERSQQNIRELLPLAEELGVVIAVENVWNKFLLSPLEFARYVDEFESPWVQAYFDVGNVVIFGYPQDWIRTLGKRIRRLHIKDFKRDGYVWCNLPYEGDVDWPEVRKALDEIGYTGWGTEEFPGGDEAYLRELSRRMTLLGEGARKA; from the coding sequence GCCATGTCGGGCGGCGCCGCGCGCGCCGCGGACTACAAGCCGCTGCTGAAAGGCATTCAACTGGGCCATCTGCCCGACAGTCTGCCAGACCTGGAGCGGTTTCAGTACGCAAAGAACCTCGGCTTCGACGGCATCGAGTCCGGGCCGATGGACGATCTCGAGCGCGCGAAGGCCGTGGGCGAGGCCGCGCGCGAAGCGGGCACGCCCGTCCAATCGATCATTTACGGCGGCTGGGGCGCGCCCATGTCGGACCCCAACCCGGACAAGGTGGCGCGGGGCAAGAAGGAAATCGAAAACGCGTTGCGCACGGCCAAGGCGATGGGCGCGGACACGGTGCTTTTGGTGCCGGCAGTGGTAAACGAACGCGTGCGCTACGGCGAAGCGTGGGAACGGTCGCAACAGAACATCCGCGAACTGCTCCCTTTGGCGGAAGAACTGGGCGTCGTCATCGCGGTCGAGAACGTGTGGAACAAGTTCCTGCTGAGCCCGCTCGAATTCGCCCGATACGTGGACGAATTTGAAAGCCCTTGGGTCCAGGCCTATTTCGATGTGGGCAACGTCGTCATCTTCGGTTATCCGCAGGACTGGATCCGCACGCTGGGCAAGCGCATCCGCCGCCTGCACATCAAGGATTTCAAGCGCGACGGGTATGTGTGGTGCAATCTGCCGTATGAAGGCGACGTGGACTGGCCGGAGGTGCGCAAGGCGCTGGATGAGATTGGATACACCGGTTGGGGCACGGAGGAGTTCCCCGGCGGCGACGAAGCGTACCTGCGTGAGTTGTCGCGCCGCATGACGTTGCTCGGCGAGGGCGCGCGCAAAGCGTAA